The Rhodothermus marinus DSM 4252 DNA segment CGTAACGCTTACAAGCTGATCACTCGGCGCAAAACGATGTGACCGTCCAGGCCCGAACACCTCTTCCAGGGCTTCCAGCAGGCGCGTACGGGGCGCTTTACGGTCTTTCCAAGAGCCACCCGCCCGCAGCAGGGCCAGCTCTCGGTCCAGCGTTTCTTTCCAGTATTCGCACAGATCGAGCAGCAACTCCGGATCGTCGGCGCCCACGATCATGGCGCGTCCACTGACGATCGGAGCGACGCGCGGAAGCGACAGCACACATCCCAGCGCCAGTGCCGAAAGCGGAAGTTCGGAGCGACCGTTTGGATAGAAGTTGAGCTGCTGCTGCCCCATCAGCATCGGGAAAAGATCCCGGGCGGCCCGAACTACGGCGGGCCTCTCCGGGAAGAATGTGCAGGGCTCTCCAATATCTGCAAAACTTTTGGTTAAGCCGAGCTTTTCTTTTAATTTTTCTTTTCTTACCAACGGATTATTTTTCCATTTAACGTTATCAAAATTAAACAGCAGAGCATCAATAGGTAGTAGTTTATCCAGATAGTCCTGCTCCAGCTCGTCCATCCACCGTGCCCACTGATCCTGTGTAACGTCTTCGGGTCGGTCGTTGCCAGTGGCCAGCACGACGGCGGCCACGCCCATGTCGATCAGCGCGTGACCGGTCCAGCGGAGTCCTAAGGATGTCGTTTCGTGTGTCATGATGCTGCTTCAGGCCTGCATTTGTTGAAAGGCTCGCCGTTTCGGTCTTTCCCTGCACACCGGCTCGCTCAGGGCGCCGAAGCCGCAGCCAGTGAGCTCGCCCGCGCCCACCAGCCAGGCAAACTGCACGGCCTCGGGCGGTCCTTCGACGATCACCGGACACAGGCTGCCCCGGTGGTCGATCCCCTTGATGCGCACAAGCTTGGTCTTGGCTCCGCGGTAGCGCCGATCGAAACGTATGGTGGCCTGCGGCGCCAGATGGCCCAGCCCGGCCGCCACCAGCTTGCGACGCAGCACGCGCGTGAGCACCTCGTCGGCCGCCTCGTCCTCCCAGGTCAGGTAGTCCCGCCCGCCGTCGGCGCGCACGCGCCGCGCCACGACCGGACTCTCCACGCGAAACACGGCCCGCTGGCCGAACGAAGGTACCGGTAGCGTCTGCACGCTGGCCACGGCCATCCCGGCAATCACGGTCGGGTCCCGGAAAATTCCCCGCACCAGCCGCTCCACCGGCTCGCCCTCGTAGAAACTGAGCGTCCAGAACGCTCCCTTCGGGAAGTGCAGACCGCCTCTCCCCATGCGTCCCCCCTGCAGCCAGCCGAAGCTGTAGAGACTCAGGCTATCGTGCCAGTCGTTCTGTCCCAGCCAGCGGTGCAACACGCCCGCCAGCCGGTGGGGATAGGTGAACGGCACCGGCTCACAGGACGGCGTCAACAGCAGTCGTAAACGCATGGGCTCCTCCGTTCAGTGGTTCTTCGCGTCGCGTAAAGCTGAAGGTCGATCGTACACCCCGACACCGTAGCGTTCGGCCATGCGCCGGGCTTCGCTGGCGATGCGATGGCGCAGCACAGGCGGGCCGACCACCTCGCATTCGGCTCCGTAGCTGAGCACCCAGCGCGCCACGTCGGCCAGGCCGGTCACCTGCAGGTGCACGTCCAGCGAGCCGTCCGGACGCTCCACGAGCACCTGGCTCGGATGCCACTGCTCCTCCCGGATCCAGCGGGCCTGATAGGGCGAAAAGCGCAGGTGGACGGCATAGGTGCGCTCGTCCCGGTGCATACCGAAGGCCGGCCCCAGGTAGGCCTCCAGGTCGAAGTCCGGCCGCCGCGCGAAGGTCTCCTCGCGCAGCTTTAGATGCTGGATACGGTCGATACGAAAGTCGCGCATGGCCTGCCGCAGCCGACAGTAGGCCACCAGGTACCAGCGGCTCTGATGGGCCACGATGGCATAGGGCTCCACGTCGCGCTCGGTCAGTGCGTCCGCGTAGTTGGCATAGTAGTGCAGGTGCACCACGCGCTGCTCGGCCGCCGCCCGACGCAATTCGTCCAGATAACGCAGCGGCGTGCGCGGCCGCGGTCCCATCTCGAAGCGGAGCGTACGCGTGAGCGTGTCGGGATCGACGTGAATGGGCTCGGGCAGATGCGCTGCCAGTCGCTCGACGGCCGCCTCCAGCAGAGCGGCGTCCGGGGTGTCGCCAAAGGCCTCCAGCGCCAGCCGGGCCACCAGAAACGCCGCCAGCTCGGCCCGATCCAGCGCAATCAGCGGCAGGTTTTCGGTGAAAGGCTCCTCCAGGTAATACGTCTGGCGACGGCGATCATAGGCCACCGGCACGCCCAGCCGACGCAGGTACTCGATGTCGCTGGCGATCGTGCGCCGGGAAACCTCGAAGTGCCGGGCCGCCCGCGTGGTGGTCAGCGGACGGCCGCTGCGCAGCCACTCCAACAGCCGCTGCAACCGCAGGATCTGCGGCCCGCGAAGCGAACAGCCTCCGGTTGCTCGTTCAGCCATGCATCCGGTGGGTCATGCAGAGGAACGACGCTAAAATATTATAGACACCGTGCAGTATAGCTTCATAACCTCTGTGGAAAAAATTTTTTTTATGAACCGGCCGATACGCCCTGCCTCATTCATCATCCGGTGCCGCGTTTGCCAGCACTTCCAGAAACTCAGCAAAAGCCAGCAGTTCTTCACGTAGCGTACTCCAGAGTTTCGGTAGAACAGCCATCAGGCTTTCTATTTTCTCCGGCGTAAGGTTCATGGTATACACATTGCGCACCAGATGGCGAAAACGACGGAATTCATCCAGGGTATGTGCGGTGGTCTGGCCAATAACGGCGGGTCGCATTTCCGGAACGTCTTCAGCCATCCAGCGCAACAGGTCGCGGTGCCATGTCTGGCCTGTGGGAATCCGCTCATCTACGTTGCGAGCAATCAGGACAAAAAGACGCTCGACGCCGGAATAAAAGCCATGCAGATTCAGAGCCACAGCATCAAGATAAGCCCATTCCTCGGGGGTCTGAAGCAATCGCAACCACGCCTGACGGGCTCGACCCAGCACCTGCTCCAGCTCAGGGATCTCGCCCCGAATCCGCTCTGCCAGTGCTATGTAACGCGTCTTCACAGCTCGATGCCATAGCGTTCAATAGCTCGGCGTAGTGCGCTACCGACCCGTTCCATTTCGATCAGATCGACCGGCCTGTCAGCAATCATCTCCTCGGCCAATCGCCAGGCTGCCCAGTAATCTGCGGCATGCAACCCTTCCACCGCCAGGTCCACATCAGAATCCGGTGCAAACCAGGCACCATGGGCCAGCGAGCCTAAAAGTACCACACGCCGAACGCCAAAGCGCACCTTCAACGCCTGCGCTACCGACCGAGCCCGATCAATCAGCGCATCCCGTTCTTCGCACCCGGCCAGTATTTCATGCCGTTCTGCAACCCGACGCTTTGCTGCGCTCAAGTAGGGTCTCCATCCCTCTCCTCTCAATTCCAGTGCGGTAGGCATATCGTCCCCTTTGTCTGCCTGGCTCGTTGCTGTGTTTACCTGCGCCGGGTTGGAAAGGCTCCCTCTATTCAAAGGCCGGATCGCATTGAAACAGCTGCCTGCGCATTACCCTGGAAACGTTCGTTCCGTTTTTCAGCGCAAAGATACGCTCTTCGCCACGAATTGCCGCCTGTTTTCTCGGGTTTACTCCGCCACCGGCTCGGCCGCGCCCGGCACCTTTTTGCCGAGCAGGCGCAGCCCGAGCAGCAGTACGGCGGCCGAAAGCCCCATGGAAAGCCACCAGGGCCAGCCGAAGCCGGTCGGCAGCGTGCCCAGCAGCACCGCCACGATCCCCACGAAAAGCGCATAGGGGAGCTGCGTGCGCACGTGCTCGATATGGTCGCAGCCGGAAGCCATCGACGACAGGATTGTCGTATCAGAGATCGGCGAGCAGTGATCGCCCCAGACGGCTCCGGCCAGCACGGCCGAGACCGTCGAGTAGATGATATGGTGATACTCGGTCTCGGTGTGCAGCCCGCTGGCCGCCAGCACATGCCAGGCCAGCGGCACCACCAGCGGTAGCAGGATGCCCATCGTGCCCCAGCTCGTACCCGTGGCGAAAGCGGTGGCCGCCGCCAGCACGAACACGAGCGCCGGCACCAGCCCCGGCGCCAGCCGCTCGCTGAGCACCGACGACAGGTACTGCGCCGTGCGCAGCTCCTCGGTAATCGACGAAAGCGCCCAGGCCAGCAGCAGAATGATCATGGCAAAAAACATGGAGCGCAGCCCGGCATACCAGGCCTCCATCGTCTCGTCGAGCGTCAGGATCCGCTGGCCGATCGAGAGCGCCGCAGCCGACAGCACGCCCAGCAGCGAGCCCCACATGAGCGCCCGGTAAGAATCGGCGCTACCGATGATGTCCCGGAGCGTCTCGCCCTCGCCCGTCGCGTACAGCCCGCCCAGCACCGAGACGAACAGCACCAGAATCGGAATGAGCGCGTTGCGGGCGCGGTGCGGCTTGTCGTCCGGCGGACGAAACTCCCGGCCCTCGGCGGCCGCTTCGTCGATGCGGGCGTCGGGCCCCAGCACCTGGCCCGTCGTGCGGGCCCGCAGCTCGGCCCGGTACATCGGCCCGAAGTCGCGCTGCGTCCAGGCCACGGCAAACACAAACAGGAGCGCCAGCCAGGGATAGAAGCTGTAGGGAATGGAGTTCAGGAAGATCGAGTAGGCGCTTTCGTCATAGCCGGGGATCTGGGCCACGGCCGTTCCGACCAGACCCACTTCGTAGCCGATCCAGGTGGTCACAAAGGCCAGGCAGGCCACCGGCGCGGCCGTCGAATCGACGATGTAGGCCAGCTTTTCGCGGGAGATGCGCAGTCGGTCCGTGACGGGTCGCATCGTGTTGCCGACCACGAGCGTGTTCGCGTAGTCGTCGAAGAAAATGAGCAGTCCCAGCACGGTGGCGGCCAGTTGACCGCGTCGCGGGTCGCCGGCCCAGCGGATGATGCGGTTGACCACGCCCTGCATGCCGCCGTTTTTCGAGATGATGCCCACCATACCGCCGATCATCAGCGAAAACAGCACGATGGCGGCATGGTCCGGGTCGGCCAGCGCGTTGCGGACGTACACGTCGAACGAATCGAGCAACCCCTGCCACAGGCCCGAGAGCGAGACGTCGGCGGCCAGCCACGCCCCCAGCCAGATGCCCAGAAACAGCGCGGGCACCACGCGCCGGAAAAGCAGCGCAATCAGGATCGCCAGCAGCGGCGGCAGCACCGACGTCCAGCCCGGCAGCGCCCGCGCCTCGGCCCGGGCCACCACCTGTCCGCCCCGTTCCAGCACGATCGGCACGCGGCCGCTGCGCGCGACCCGTACGCTGTCGGCCCGGAGCACGCCGTTTTCCGGGGTCAGCGCGTACGTCCGCCCTTCCACACGCAGCACGTAGCCACTGTCCGGGGCCAGGCCCTCGACGGTCACGGCGAAAGGCAGGCCCTTCAGTACGGGATCGGGCACCTGAAGCTGCGGCTGGGCTACCGCCCCCAGCACAAGCCCGCAATGCAGCCAGATCGCACAGGCAAGGATCCGAACGCGCATGGTCGGCCTATCCTCCGGTTCCGAAGATGCGGTCGCCGGCGTCGCCCAGTCCGGGCCGGATGAAGGCGTTCTCGTCGAGCCCCCGGTCCACGGCGGCCGTGACGATGCGCACGTCCGGGTGCGCTTCCTGCAGCGCCCGAATGCCTTCCGGCGCGGCGATCAGGCAGACGAACGTAAAGCGCCGGGCGCCGTGTGCCTTCAGGTGATGAATGGCCTGCACGGCGCTGCCGCCCGTGGCCAGCATGGGATCGACCACGAACACGCGGGCGGACTCGATTCCGCCGGGAATGTTGCTGTAGTAATCGACGGGCTGCTTGGTGCGCTCGTCGCGCTGCATGCCCAGGTGGCCGATGCGGGCCTCCGGCACAAAGCGCACGAAGCCGTCCACCATGCCCAGGCCGGCCCGCAGGATGGGCACCACCACGATCTCTTCGGCCAGCCGGTAGCCGGTGGTGGGCTCCAGGGGCGTTTCGATGGGGATCGGCTCGACGGCCAGGTCGCGCAGCGCCTCGTAGGCCAGGATGGCCGCTGCCTCGGCCACGATCTGCCGGAACTGCCCGTGCGTGGTCTCCCGCCGCCGGAGCAGCGTCAGGTCGCGTTTGAGCAGCGGATGATCGACAACGATGAGCGTGCTCATGGCTTCTGTTGCTGCGCTTCCTGCTTCTTCCGACGGCGTTCCTCCACCCAGCGCCGGTGCGCTTCGTAGTCTTCTTTCCAGGGCTGCCGCTCGAAATAGCTATCCGTGATTTTTTTGAGCGTGCCAGAAAGCAGCACCAGCGAGATCACGTTCGGGAGCGTCACCAGCGACAGCGCCACGTCGCCCACATCCCAGATCGTCGTGACGGCCACCACAGCCCCCAGAAAGTGCATGATCAGGAAAACGACCTTGTAGGGCAGGATGCCTCTGGTGCCGAACAGATAGTAGGCGCACCGGTCGCCATAGTAGCTCCAGGAGATGGCCGTCGAGATGGCAAACAGCAGCACGCTCAGCAGCACGATATAGCGGCCCAGTCCTCCGAGCCCCAGTTCCGAGAGTCCGCGCTCGAAGCCCAGCGTGGTCAGCGGCGCACTGCTGCGCACCGCATCGCCATAAAGGCGCGTGTAAACCTGGCCGTCGTCGCTTCGGGCCTGCGCCTGCAGCGGATAGATCGTACCCGTAAAGGGCTGCGTCTGCGCCTCATCGACGAACAGCCGGGGCACGCCCACCTCGAAGTAGGCCAGTTGGGGCTGGCCTTCGGCCGGGCGCCCGTCCACGTACCGCACCGAGTCGGGCGTAGCCACGCGCGTGTAGCCGAGCTCGTCGTTGCCCGTCACGTAGGTGATGTTCACATCGCGCAGGGGCAGCGTGGTGGGCACGCGGTCGTTCCAGACGTCCGTGATCACGATCACCAGCCCGGTCATCGTACAGATGACCAGCGTATCGATGAACGGCTCCAGCAGCGCTACCACGCCCTCGGAGACCGGCTCGTCGGTCTTGGCGGCCGAATGCGCGATCGGAGCCGAGCCCTGACCGGCTTCGTTCGAGAACAGTCCGCGTTGCACGCCATAGGTGAGCGTGGTCAGCAACATCCCCATGCCGGTGCCGGCCACCCCGGCCGTCGGATTGAAGGCCTCGCGGAAGATCGTCCCGAACGCCGGCAGCACATGCTCCAGATTGGCAAAGATGATCAAAAGCGCACCGGTCACGTAGAGCCCGGCCATCAGGGGCGCCAGCACGCCCGTCACGGCGCCGATGCGACGGATGCCGCCGATGATGACCAGCCCAACGACGATCGCCGTAATCAAGCCAGTGATCCAGGGCTCAATCCCAAAAGTATCGCGCACCTGCGTGGCGATCGTGTTGGCCTGCACCGCATTGCCCGTCATGAACGACGTGATCATGAGCATGAAGGCAAAAAAGACGGCCACCGGCTTCCACCCCAGCCCTTTTTCGATGTAGTACATGGGGCCGCCGGCCACCGAACCGGCCCACACCTTGCCGTCCGACTCGACGGGCACGCGGTAGTGCAGCGCGAGCGTCACCTCGCTGTACTTGGTGGCCATGCCCAGGAAAGCCGTCACCCACATCCAGAACAGCGCGCCCGGCCCGCCCACGTGAATGGCGATGGCCACGCCCGCGATGTTTCCGATGCCCACCGTGGCCGAAAGCGCCGTGGTCAGCGCCTGAAAGTGCGAGACGTCTCCGGGTTCATCCGGATTGTCGTACTTCCCGGAAGCCACGGCAAAGCCGTGCGCCAGCTTACGGAGTTGAATGAAACGAAGCCGCAACGTCAGAAACAGCCCGGCGCCCAGCAGTCCGATCACCAGAATCGGCGCCAGAAAGCTGTTGATCTGTCCGATTATGTGGCTGAAAAGCTCCATGGGGCTCGTTTTCTGGTTTCCGGATCGCACCTCCGGCCGGACCCAGCCGGCACCCCGGTCACGTTGCCCGGCCAAACAACAAAACTCGGCCTAATATAGCAACCCGCCCGAAAAGAATCGTCCCCCTGTAGCCCGATGGACAGAGGTGATTTCACGAGCGTCGGTAGCCCCTGACACCCCCTCCGGTCCTTCGGACCATCTCCCCCTCAAGGGGGAGCAGTGTTCACAGGCTACGGCTGGCGATGGATGCAGGCGCATACGCGTATTTCAGCGCCGACGATTTCTGTTTCCATACTCTCCGCCACCATCCATGGAGAAGGGTGTCCCCGGTCGTTTCGGACACCGTCTTGCGGGCCTGCTGCCAACGGTAGCGCCCCCTCAGAGCGTGCGCGGATCGACTTCGACGAGCTGCCCGTTCAGGATGGCCAGCGTCCGCGCCGGATATTTCTTGACCAGACGATAATCGTGCGTGGCCATGAGCAGCGTCATCCCCTGGCGGTGCAGGTTCAGGAGCAGCTCCATGATCTCGTCGGCCACGCGCGGGTCCAGGTTGCCCGTGGGCTCGTCGGCCAGCAGAATCCAGGGATCGTTGACGATGGCCCGGGCGATCACCACGCGCTGCTGCTCGCCGCCGGAAAGCTCGTGCGGATAGCGCCGCCGCTTGTGGCTCAATCCCACCAGCGTCAGCGCCTGCAGCACCCGGGTTTTCACTTCGGCCCCGCGCTTTCCCGTCACGTACAGCGCAAAGGCCACGTTCTCGTACACGTTGCGATCGGGCAGGAGCTGGAAATCCTGAAACACCACGCCCAGCGTGCGACGCAGGTAGGGAATCTCGGCCGGCTTGATCCGATCGGAGCGATAATCCCCCACCTGACAGTAGCCCGACTCCGGCAGCAGATCCATGTAAATGAGCCGCATGAGCGTGGTCTTACCGCTGCCGGTCGGGCCGATCAGATAGACGTGCTCCCCCCGTTGAATTTCAAACGAAAGATTCTCGAACACCGGGCGCCGCTGGCCGCCCGGCAACGGGTACGAAATGCTGACGTTTCGAAAGACAATCACGGCCGTGCTTGTGGCTGATCAGGACGACGAACCACCCAGTGAATGCGCTCCGAGCGCGCCGTAGCCGGACGGAGCGAAAAATTATCGTAGGCCGCTTCGATCCGAAAGCCCTCGGCCCGCAGCCATGCGCGGATCTCCTCCAGCGTGTAGGCCCGCTCCAGGTGTCGCTCCCGATACACCTTCCCGTCCACTTCCAGCTCGAAGATCGTGGTATGCAGTCGACGCTCCGGATCGTAGTAACTCCGGCGCACGTAGCGAAAGGCGTCGGTTTCGCCCGCGTCGTCGAAGTCGGCCTCGTGCTCCAGGGAATTCATCGGCGTGCTCTGGTCGAAGATAAACACGCCGCCGGGCCGCAGCGCCTGCCACGTGCACCGGAACAGCGCCCGGACACCTTCGGGCTCCAGCAGGTAGTTGAGTCCGTCGAAAAGGAGCAGCACCACGTCCACCGGCTCGGCCACGCGGTAGTCGGAGAAATCGGCCTGCTCGAACACGACAGAGCTGCCCGCGCGGGCGGCCTTCTCACGGGCCACCGCCAGCATGGCCGCCGAGCGATCGCTGGCCCGATAGCGGTAAGGTCCCAGCGGCTGCAGCGCCAGGGCCAGCGAACCGGTCCCGCACCCGAGTTCGAGCACCGTCTGCGCTTCGGGACAGAAGCGCCGGATCAGACGATGCACGTAGCGGGCCCAGGCTTCGTAATCGACGTAATCCATCACCTGATCGTACCCGCGCGCCAGCAGGCTGTAGGGCACGACCTCCTGCACGCGAATGCCCGCACTCATGACGCCGCTGCCGAAGAAGAAGTCGCCGCCGCTGCCTGTTGCCGTTCCTTGCGACGGCGGGCGATGTCGATGGCCAGATAGATCGCGCTCCGCATACTCCCCGGCGACGCCTTACCCTGGCCGGCGATGTTGTAGGCCGTGCCGTGGTCGGGCGACGTGCGCACGATGGGTAGTCCGGCCGTGTAGTTGACGCCGCTCTCGAAGGCCAGCGTCTTGAACGGAATCAGGCCCTGGTCGTGATACATGGCCACCACGGCGTCGTAGAGCCGGTAGGCGCCAATGCCGAAGAAGCTGTCGGCCGGAAACGGTCCGAAGACCAGATAACCTCGCCGACGAGCCTCTTCGAGCGCCGGGATGATCGTCTCGTTCTCTTCGCGGCCCAGCACACCCCCATCGCCGGCATGCGGGTTCAGCCCGAGCACCGCGATTTTGGGCCGGTCGATCCCGAAATCCTGAATCAGGCTCTCGTGAATGATCTCGATTGTTTCCAGAATGGCCTGGCGGGTCACCCGTTTCGGCACGTCCCAGATCGGGATGTGGCCGGTCACCAGCCCGATGCGCAGATCGTCCGATACCATCATCATCGTGTAGCGCCGGGTGCCCGTCAGCCGCGCGATAAATTCGGTATGCCCGGGCTCCCGGTAGCCGGCCAGCGAGATCGCCTCTTTCGAGATGGGCGCCGTCACCATGGCGTCGGCTTTTCCGTCCAGGCAGAGCTGCACGGCCCGGCGCACGGACTCCATCGCCAGCTTCCCGCCTTCCGCCGTGATTTTGCCAAATTCCACTTCGGGCGCCTTCCCCCCGGTCACGTCCACCACGACCAGCCGCTCCGGGGTGATCCGCTCAGGCACGTCGCCGACCACCTGCAACTCGGGAAGCGGCAGCTCCAGCACCTCCGCGTGTTTGCGGAGCACTTCGGCCGATCCGACGATGATCGGATCGAAAAATTTCATCAGACGGGAATCCGACAGGCACTTCAGCACGATCTCGGGGCCGACGCCGTTCGGATCGCCCAGCGTGATGGCAATCCGCGGGCGCGGCCGCACCGGCTTTCTGCTTTCCAGATCTATCGACATGGGCTTTTCCTCCGGTCCGCGTGCTTATATTGTTCCGAGACGGAACGGCCGGACGCTCGCCGGAGATCCCTTCCCCATGCACCCGGAACGCCTGCAACAACTCGTGGACCTGCTCCGCGGCCGGCGGCTTGCCGTGCTCACCGGGGCCGGTTGCAGCACCGAGTCGGGCATTCCCGACTACCGGGGCGAAGGTACGCGCCGCCGCGCCCGCAATCCGATCCAGTACCGGGCATTCGTGACCGACGCGGCCGTACGCGCCCGCTACTGGGCCCGGAGCACGCTGGGCTGGCCGCGCTTTGCCAAGGCCCGCCCCAACCCCGGCCATTACGCACTGGCCCGGCTCGAGCAGGCCGGCTTGCTGGTGGGACTCATCACGCAGAACGTGGACCGGCTGCACCACCGGGCCGGCAGCCGCCGCGTGCTCGAACTGCACGGCAGCCTGGCCACCGTACGATGCCTGACGTGCGGCCATGCCATCGACCGGGACGCCTTCCAGCAATGGCTGCTGGAACTGAACCCCGGCTGGAGCGCACATGCGGCCGAACTCGCCCCCGACGGCGACGCCGATTTGCCCGACGAACTCACCACCCGCTTCCGCGTGCCCGACTGTCCCCGCTGCGGCGGCATCCTCAAACCTGACGTGGTGTTTTTCGGCGAAAACGTGCCGCGCGAGCGCGTCGAGGCCGCGCGCCGGATCGTGGCGGCGGCCGACGTGCTGCTGGTGGCCGGCTCGTCGCTGGCCGTCTATTCGGGCTATCGGTTCGTGCTCGAAGCCGCCCGTCAGCGTAAGCCCATCGCCCTCGTCAATCTGGGTCCCACGCGGGGCGACGCCCTCGCCACGCTCCGCCTCGAAGGCCGCACAGGCGAAGTGCTCCCCCGTCTGGCTGCGGCACTCACCGGCCGGGCATTTCCCGAACGCCACGTTACGGAAGGCTTACGACGCGCCGGATAGCCTGCGACCGACTACTGAAAAGCGCCCCTACCAGATCATTGACGTTTTCCCTATCCCGTAGGGGCGGACCACTGTATCCGCCCCCCGCCGGCTTATGTCCGCCACACGGGGTGTGGCACCCTCCTGCACCGGTAAATCAGCGATCCCATATAAGCCGGCGTTTCGCGCTGCGTCTCAGAAGCGCGGGTTTGTAGTACGCCACAAAGGCGTCACCCGAGACGGCACTTCGCTACGCTCCGTGCCTGACTACAAGCGCGTTGGTCGGGCTTCAAACGGCAGGCTATAAACCTCACCGAAACGCTATAAAGGGTTACAGGTCGAAATCGCGAACCCCTTCGACGCTATGGATGACTTCTGAAAAAGAACGAAATCATCACACCCGTCCCCGCGACTGGCCGCGGACGAGTGCGGCGCCGATCAGATGGGCAATGCGAAGCGGCTCGGGCAGACGCGACTTGTTCAGCGTGGCCTGCACGAGCTGACGTGCCTCGAAGGCGTCGGCGCCGGCCCAGGCCACGTACAGCCCCCGCCCCATGGGTTCGGCCGGCGGCGTACGCTCCAGGATGGCCAGCCGGTCTTTCAGCCCGGCCGCCCGGAGCGCGTCGGCCAGCTCACTGTCGGCCGTATCGTGGCGCGTGACGGCCAGCACGGGCAGCGCCAGCCGCTCCGAGAGCGCCTCCAGATCCACCACGGCCAGCCCCGCCATCGTGATGCCGCCCAGCACGACGGCCTGCAACGACGGCCGCCAGCGCAGCGACTGAATCCACCCGGCCAGAAACTCCGTCGCCCCTTCGCCGTCGATCGGAAACCGCGTGATCGCCACGCCCTCGACGAGCGTCGCCCCCTCCATCATCACGCCCACGATCGGTACCTCAGCGTCCTTCCCCCGCTCGAAAGGGGCGTCGTCAATGCCCAGCACATGAGGTCTGCGCGTCATCGGGCTTCGCGGATGAATCGGTTGTAGAGCGACTCGAAGGCCAGTTGCACGTCGCGATCGTCCAGGTAGATGTTGAACTCCGTGGTCGTCGAGGCCACCTCGACCACGTTGATGTTCTGCAACGCCAGTTGTTGCAGGAGCTGGTAGAGCAGACCCGGCGTCTCCAGATACGCCTCCTGGAACTTCACGCCCAGTCCGGCCAGGTTACGGTACACGCGGCGTGGCGCCACGCTGAGCACCTCGGGCACCCGCTTCAGATGCCGCTGCTCCAGAATGACCGTCACCTCGCTGAC contains these protein-coding regions:
- a CDS encoding class I SAM-dependent DNA methyltransferase, with protein sequence MSAGIRVQEVVPYSLLARGYDQVMDYVDYEAWARYVHRLIRRFCPEAQTVLELGCGTGSLALALQPLGPYRYRASDRSAAMLAVAREKAARAGSSVVFEQADFSDYRVAEPVDVVLLLFDGLNYLLEPEGVRALFRCTWQALRPGGVFIFDQSTPMNSLEHEADFDDAGETDAFRYVRRSYYDPERRLHTTIFELEVDGKVYRERHLERAYTLEEIRAWLRAEGFRIEAAYDNFSLRPATARSERIHWVVRRPDQPQARP
- the pdxA gene encoding 4-hydroxythreonine-4-phosphate dehydrogenase PdxA, with translation MSIDLESRKPVRPRPRIAITLGDPNGVGPEIVLKCLSDSRLMKFFDPIIVGSAEVLRKHAEVLELPLPELQVVGDVPERITPERLVVVDVTGGKAPEVEFGKITAEGGKLAMESVRRAVQLCLDGKADAMVTAPISKEAISLAGYREPGHTEFIARLTGTRRYTMMMVSDDLRIGLVTGHIPIWDVPKRVTRQAILETIEIIHESLIQDFGIDRPKIAVLGLNPHAGDGGVLGREENETIIPALEEARRRGYLVFGPFPADSFFGIGAYRLYDAVVAMYHDQGLIPFKTLAFESGVNYTAGLPIVRTSPDHGTAYNIAGQGKASPGSMRSAIYLAIDIARRRKERQQAAAATSSSAAAS
- a CDS encoding NAD-dependent protein deacetylase, yielding MHPERLQQLVDLLRGRRLAVLTGAGCSTESGIPDYRGEGTRRRARNPIQYRAFVTDAAVRARYWARSTLGWPRFAKARPNPGHYALARLEQAGLLVGLITQNVDRLHHRAGSRRVLELHGSLATVRCLTCGHAIDRDAFQQWLLELNPGWSAHAAELAPDGDADLPDELTTRFRVPDCPRCGGILKPDVVFFGENVPRERVEAARRIVAAADVLLVAGSSLAVYSGYRFVLEAARQRKPIALVNLGPTRGDALATLRLEGRTGEVLPRLAAALTGRAFPERHVTEGLRRAG
- a CDS encoding DUF99 family protein — its product is MTRRPHVLGIDDAPFERGKDAEVPIVGVMMEGATLVEGVAITRFPIDGEGATEFLAGWIQSLRWRPSLQAVVLGGITMAGLAVVDLEALSERLALPVLAVTRHDTADSELADALRAAGLKDRLAILERTPPAEPMGRGLYVAWAGADAFEARQLVQATLNKSRLPEPLRIAHLIGAALVRGQSRGRV